The nucleotide window tacattctttgataccaggcttataggtttgaatgtcccagatctagtacaatcggtcattgggagtggcagtcaaccttacgagggctattgagtgttgatagaggatcatccactctcggtgtcatgagaggaatatctcatgtgttcttgctcaaacaaatctctgactatggtcattcggattgagagagaaagagttctctgaaagaatccgattagaataaGACTCAAGAAGAAACTATATGGGTTTAACAACATCATACCTAGTATATGATCTATGGGATATAActcataaaattaatattaacaaACGTATGAAGAAATAAAAGAGGACCTCCGGTCATTATTCACTTTGACACCACCTCTGTGCAACATGGAAGCTTTTTCTTCCTCCCCTTTTGGCTAAACCGGCAACCGCTTTCTGTCGGTTGCTGCCTCTCTTTCACCCTCTAGCCTCTCTCTTTGCAGGAGGACTCTTTTCTTGACCTTGTTCCTTCTTCCTTTACCCGTTGAATCATAGGTTCCTTTGATATAGGAGCCTTAACAGTGCACACAAAAAGGCTTTACAGTTTAAAACACTTGTCTAATCCTAAAGATAAACCCTACTTCAATCAcctaatttaaattcaaaatatatatatatatatatatatatatatatatatatattccatcgaCTAGTAACCTTATGAATTAAGGCCAACATAAAATTCTTAAGAATCTCAAAACTAGATCTAAACTCAATCAATCGTACTGTGAGAAGTTTCGAATCTGTTCTCCGCACCTCTGTTAGCCTAATCCATCTTCGCATTTTAATTGGTCATTCAGATTAAATCATTCTCTTTCTTAGTTAAGCTTATGATTCGAGCTTAGAATTGAATCATCATCAGTAAACGACACCCAGGCAAGGACAGGATGGTAATTGTGCGCTTCCAAAGCGGCGGGGGCACCAAATCATGAGACAAACCGCTTTATATTTTTAGACTTGGAATTGGAATCCTCGTTGAACAGCCCAAGGTCGGTGTAGCGTCTCGGAGCCCGACACTGCTTGTGATGTGATTGGACATGGTTCAGTCAATAAGGGAATTCAACTAGTCTTTTCCCGCATTACacgcatgtcaactagggaatTCAACGAGTCCTTTCCCGCGTTACACGCGTGACGTAGAACAAAGGATGGTCATAGAAATGTAGGCCTCCAACGGAGTCGAAGGGACACCGCCATCACCGCGCAAGAACCCTGGCACAAAAGTTGAGCGAAAAATATGCGCCATCGGACGACcttttttcatcgtacgaacaaaGACGGACAACActctccctcttctctctctctctctctctctctctctctgcaggaGGATCGCTATACACACACACGATAGCCGACACAAACACTGCACACGAGCCACAATGCACTTACAATAGCTGTGACCACTTTCCGCAGGCCCTACTGCTGCAGGATTCCTTTATTATTATTCACATGCTGCGGCGAGGACAAGGCAGCGGTGCGACTCCTCTCTCTCCGTCGAGCCACTTCACACAGGAACTTCCCTACGACTGTTCGTAGTTAACGGATCCCATCAGACGATAGACTCCTGCAGACCTTCAATCGGCCGCTTACCCGGCTCCGAGAAGGACCGTACAAGCTGGCCTATCAGTCCGTGGGGTGCGCGACCAGCGAGCGTTGCAAGGAAGTGCTTGTGTTTGGTAGCTCGGCAGCCGGAGCCTACGTACTGCGTATTTATACCGTGGCCCCCACCACGGCGACTGTGGTGGAAGCTACCTTGACCATGTCCACGCCGGCCGTGACCAGAGCCGCGGCAGCCTTCGTGGTCGTAGCAGCCAGCACCACTGTTTCATTCATGAGGCAAGGCCGGTTCTCTTTAGTAACCAAGGCAAATTGCTCTGCCTCCTGTGCTGCGGCTTCCGCCACTTGGTCTTCTTCTGTTATCGTTTGTTGTAAGAATTTTGCGACGATCTCGATGCTGGGGCACGCCACCTGCGCCGCCCAGGCCTCGtcttccttcttccccttcttcctcAACACCTCTGTGGCGTCCACCTTGTTCACGTTCCATCCGGAAAGAGTGGAGAGCCTGTGGATCTTCTGCAGCTGGCAGCACGTCAGTTTGCATGTGTTTGCCTTGATCTCGTCCAGTGCTGCCTCCAGCAGCCTCGCCTTGGCCTCCTCGTCCGTCTCTGTGCCCTCGGCGCGGAGATAACGGTCCATCTCCGGCACCCCGATAGCTCTTCGTATTCCCCGGGAGTAATCCACGACGTCTGGGTCAAAGAGCCCCCTCACCTCCTGCACCAGCCCACGTCCTACCATGCAGTCGACGCGCTCCGCAACGAACGCATGCAGCTCCGGGAGCTGGACATCCACCCACAGGAAGCAGCACTCGTACCGCCTCCTGAACTCCCTCCCGGCCCCCTCAATCATCGCCTCGATGTAGGAGTTGGATCCGCCAGCGACGATGGGGAGCCTTCCCCGCCGGACAATCGACTCCACCGCTAGTATTGCCTCCCGGCGGAAGTCGGACGCCGTGAACTCAGCGTCGCGGGGTATGCCACCGATAAGGTGATGGGGGATCCCGGCACGTTCCTCGTCGGTGACCTTGTTGGTGACGACGTCAAGGCCGTCATACACTTGCATTTTGTCGGAGTTGACGATTTCGCCGTCAAAGTAAGCGGCGAGATCGACAGCAAGCCGCGACTTGCCAGTGCCGGTTGCACCCAGCACCAGCACCACCTTGTCCTTGGGACCACTTCTGGTCTCGAAGGATCCCATGGGGAATATGTACTGCCCTGACGATGATGAAGGAAGCTCCCGGGATCGCAGCTGAACTTGGAGACGGCCAGTCACGGGAATTCGCTGCAAACAAACCTGATCTAAGAGCAAAGAGAACGACATAATTAGGGGTTGACTGCACACTAAGATAAAAAACACCAAGGTAACTAAATCTTTTATATCCTCAAAGCCATACcagtttgtgtgtgtgtatatatatatatatatatatgtatatacatatatatacatgtattatatatatatatatatgtatatatatatatatatatatatatatatatatatatatatacatgtacatgtatatatgtatacatgtacatatatatacatgtatatatatatataaatatacatgtatatttatatatatatttacatgtatatgtatatatatatatatatatatacatacatatatacatatatatatatatatatatatatatatatatatatatgtatgtatatatatatatatgtatatatatgtatgtatatatatatatatatgtatatatatgtatatatatgtatgtatatatatgtgtatatatgtatataaataaataaataaataaataaataaatatatatatatatatatatatatatatgtatatgtatatatatatatatatatatatatatgtatatgtatatatatgtatatatatatgtatatatatatatatatgtatatatatatgtgtatatatatatatataaatatgtatatatatgtatctatatatatgtatatatatatatatgtatatatatatgtatatatatatatatgtatatatatatatatgtatatatatatatgtatatatttatatatatgtgtatatatacatatatatatatatatatatgtgtgtgtatttatatgtatatatatacatatacatatacatacatatatatatatgtatatatatatatatatgtatatatatatatatatatatatatatgtatatatatatatgtatgtatatatatgtatgtatatatatatatatgtatatatatatatatatgtatatgtatatatatatatgtatatacatatatatatatatatatatatacatatatatgtacagtgATAGGGGAATCACCATGAAAGTCAACGGGGCCATGGACCATGACGCCAGCCATCCCAGGGCGGGACAGTAGAAAAGACTCCCCTCAGGGAGTGATGGCGACGCGACGTGCCACGCCATCCTCCGCGCGCAGGCCACACCCTGTCCGAGCGAACGGGCATTAATGCCGACTCGACGTCTCCAACGTCATCCCCTCAGCCAGCGactccctcgcccataccctgcgaccaGATGATCCGACACGCCACCCTAATGGCAACGTCAAATCCGATCAGAGGCACGACCCCGTTTTGACAAGCAGGAACATCAGGTAATATCAGACTGAAACTATAAGAGTCCAGGGCCAAAAGGCTACCGGGGGGAGAAAAAACGCCCTTCTCGTCCACTAACaagaccgtcggaggggtcgggcccaaAGGACagtccgacctttgtgcaggtacacgACGACCACCTTGCCAGAGGACTGTAGCTGACTACCTCGGGGGATCACCCGCGGATCGGCCGGCTGTGATCGCCCACCCCGAAGACACCAGGAGGCTCTACACACGATCTTCGACATCCGGACCCCTGAACCAAGCCGTGACGTcccgaggtcacggcttaaacaggtgcagacagcatcatgtatatatatatatatacatatatatatacatatgtatatacatatatatatacatatatacatatatatatatacatatatacatatatatatacatatatacatatatatatatatatttatttatatatgtgtattTATGCATTTCCCTCCTGCAGAGAGTGAATGTGGTGGCCAGTACATAGGATTAAAGAGAATACAAAAAATGGCATTATATACAGGTAGGATAGTTGAGGCTTACAATTGAAACGCTTGCTAGAAGTTGTGGATGAGCACGCACAGCAACCTCTTCCAATCGAAACTCTACTGGCATATATTGGACCAACGAGAGTTGTGCAGAGAAGGGGAAGATTGGATACTTGACTCGCTAACCCGCAGGGTGTTTATAGACGGGAGCTTGCTATTTGTGGCATCTCGGAATATATCGTCAATAATTGTATTAAATGCATCGTGGGGAATCTAGCATATGGAAGTCCAAGCCACTTTCCCCTACTTTTTCGTTCAATTGTTTTcagaaggaaagagagagagagaaagaggaggcgGATTTGATGGAAACAAACCAAAGCCTGAGACTAAAAGGgagagaggaaggaaagatttcaatTCAAGGGACCCTTCATAACATTATTATGCATTGGAATCTAAAGCAGCATTCAGTAGGGTGGCAAAGAGAAGATAAGCAGCCGTCGTCGCATGCATACGGCAGTTGAAGTACACACATACAACTAACAGCTCGAGTAATTTGGATTGCACAACCTGGATTAGCCGTCCCAAAAGAGTACTTTTAAACTAAACTATCAGTTTGTGTTAAGCCCAAAGGATGATTCCTTTTGGAAAATAATGGTTTACTCTGGTGATAAGGTGGGCAGGTAGTTGTTTTCAGAAAAGCAGTGAGCAAAAAAAACATAGTTTAGTGGTTTGATGTGTCCCGGTAACGTTTTATAATCACACTGGTGCACGGGTCACTTGAGATTCTACACTCAATGATTAGCTAGTGATATTTGTTTTGTGGTTTATCCTCCAATTCTATATGATTACGTGCAACTTTATGCGGCTGTGGTGCGTGGATGTCAAAAACTTGTCTCACACTATAAATTTGAACGCGGGAATTCAGGAAACATGATAGGTCGACGACAGTCTCAGGTGTTGGATTGTATCAAGCTTAGTTTGCTATCCTGAGCGGCTTGCTTGATGTGATACAACTTGAAAGCCCACAAGGTACAAGGGATCAGTAATTCTAGACGGCTAGATTTAGTGCGGTTTTGTGCGTGCGAATGCTTCTGTCGACCACCGTACGACTTTGATTCGTTTACCATTCCACTTTTAGCACAAAGCTAACCAAAATATAATGGCGATCACAACTGCAGTGGGATATGGAGGACgccttttctcttttctcttttttttttcttttcttccacaCTTTTATTACATCCTTTTTCTCTCCACACAAATTCAAATATCATAATCTGAATTTTTTATGCACTGTTGAGAACAAGCAAAATCTAATGAAGAAAATAGCAAGTAGGGGCCAGTATTTTGTTGGTGTATGAAACCCCAGTGAGCCACGAGTTGATTTTGAAATTGTCATCCCTAATAATGCTAGATTTATATATAGTTTGATCTAAATGAGCCAACAATATCCATAGAAAGTATAATAATTAGTACACCATGAGTTAATCAACTATACTCTAAAACCTCTAGTATATATGTGTTAATTTTTCAATAATAGTGTTGGCTTATAGAACTTAAGGTTTAGGAAGAAAATATGCCAAACTTTGTGATACATAAATGTTTATAACGTTGACCCTGGATTTTGAATGTGTAACTAAATTGACGTTCTTGCTACTAATGTTTTTTCAAATGCTCAACtgcaaattaattaatataatagTCAATcaatacttcatcaaattttcatatgGTTGAACCCAAGTTCAAGCTAGATTACTTTGACACAAGCTAATTATATTCATTGTACTCATCTTGCACTTACAACTCATTCAGTGTAAGCTGAATTGGAACTTTTATTAACATTTActattcaagaaatcaagatgaaatttaTCGACTTTACTTAGTATATGAATTCAATTAATTACAATGCATTAATGGAGCTGAGAGATAATTAGGAACATCAATTGATCAACATTAAATAACTGACCTGAACTGATTAAGGCAAACCAAGTAGAGAATGAAAGAAGATGCTTACAGGTCAGTGAATCGTTTTGATGTAAAAAATAACTGACTTAATAATTGAGGAATGTGACTAAAGAAACTCGCTAGTAACGATACAAAGAACAAGCTTGGTGCCACAAAGTCAAACTACAAGGAAAAACACCAATAAGCTAAATGGATTCTTATTGTGTTAGCTCATTAGAAATGTGATGTGGGTTATCTGAAAATTGATCATAGAGGGATTTTATTACGAaagatattattataaaaaataaatcatgataaaattataatgatcctctcaatattttgatactatgttatcataattataaattatagaatttataataatatattatcatgataaaGATCATTATCTCAATGTGATCTCCTAAATCATGAAATaatttagtaaatattttatatctattattgattgagaaaattatgtaattatcatagtttataatttctctatgtatatataaattcatactcactatcaataaaatttaattagtCATTTAttctcatggtatcagagccatagttGCTCTAAAGAGGTTTTTTTTTATCCTCTCTTTAATATTATTGTTTTATCCCAATTCCTTCATCGTGGTCGAAGGTAACATTGCAACTCTTTACTACTATTGCTTTGTACCTCCTCATTCATCGTGGTTGAATATAGCTTTGCAACTTGTATTGAGCTTTATGGTCTAGCAAACCTCTCTTTCTTGTAACCGgctccaaatttttttcttcctcaCTTTTCAACATGACCGATAATGCCTTTTCAACTAGCCACTCATCTtatatctgttaggactctagctaggagagtcctaattgagagggacattcatgtaaaactgttagaactttagctaggagagtcctaattgagagggacattctgctaggactctagctaggagagtcctaattaagagggacattcatgtaggaggttttttcttagagaagaattaggagttgtaagggaataggagtcttgagtaggagtcctattaggagtcttgagtaggagtcttaattgagtaggactcttgagtaggagtcctattaggagtcttgagtaggactcttgagtaggagtcctattaggagttagggtttagaaaccctataaatagctatgtattcatcctcttttgataagcaatagatgaatcttttctgcagcctttgagcagcaacttggagggaggaacccctatagagttccaaggaggccgatcccctaaagagatcaaccccaagtttagaatctgcaagggttctaacacctggtatcagagcagcgttcttggcgtctcgctgcccttccatagccatccatcagccctccacagccgcccaaagcaattcccacaattgcttaaaagattgtcaccaaattccatcgtcatctccaccaccgcagatcatcctttgatctcctcgtgaattgcaacaggttctggtttcttaccttactgctgctgcaatttagttatcttattcgaaaatccaaaaaaaaaaaaattgttccaaaattgctgcataaacttttcgtcgcaaagttttcatctctacgacgaaagatacattgcaaaattccaatcgcatagcatagattgtttgatcttgctactatattttttctatccaaatctctatgaaatttttatgacagctttgacacttcctaatagcagattttcctttggttttgtcaaaaaattctcaatataaaccgttgatcttttacgtctaatctgctatacttgaaaatctgcaccgtaaaatttcaaccgcatagcactatttgtttgatcttgatactatgttttttctgtccaaatctctacaaaatttttatgatttctttgaaacttcctaacagtggatttccctttggtttcgttgaaaaattctcaatataaactactgatcttttacgtccaatctgctacacttgaaaatctatgctgcagaaaatttcagccgcatattgttgctttaacccatctatttgcaatcttttttgaatgaaatttcttatacacttcatagatcatcttggcttccatctaagattgatctactaaggaattcatctctaaaaacgattttgggttgctgcaaattttcgtcgtagaccgctgaaatttttcgacgagatttctgctatcgcaacttgcatcaattttcttgctgttcctgccgaaattttcttgatcaaattggacatccttgctatcatataaactgtgatttttctatcaattccctcctcaaatctctcaagtttttggtggaaattttgtcgagaaaccgctgtttcttcgacgacaattctgctcttacaagacaatacaattatgtagcaaacttccactgatttctatcaaacctttgctaacatctaccacagatccaaacctttcatccatagccctaaaactctaccaaaccacaccctcaaactgcacccaaaacagcaacaaaacaagcctaaaccgtagcctacatccaccaatccaccaaccctttcgaccatcacttctctcaacctatacatgcctttaacccaacaacaaaagagagatcttaacatcacagatttgaagatatatactatggtatctaaggaggcaatcaatgctaaattcgaagccttggaggcacgaatggaggataagattcggatgctctttaccgaactcagattgggccgaccactaagcccgaagaaatcacatcaaggagagagctttgcccaatcacaccaagcccaaagatatgacttccaagagaggggaagctctatgaccaactccaactattcatgcatgagagtggaattccctagatgggaagaaggagacccaattggttggatctcgcgcgcggagcgatattttcggtaccataaaactacggatgcatctatggtgaaaattgtagctatacatcttgaaggggatgctatacagtggtttgactggtttgaacatacttatggagtcttttcatggcaacaattcaaagaaggactgctgatccgcttcagaccaaccgattacaagaatattgacggacaactagcaaagatccgacaaacctccaccattcaggagtaccaaaccaggtttgaaaggttatctaatcaaactcttgattggtctcaaaaacagctattgaggaccttcattgagggcttgaagccggagatccgaggagaagttaaagcgcgacaaccgtacacgcttatggcagccatctctttcgcacgacatcaagaggagcaattgaaccatgaagctcggaggactagggttgctcctcaaccagtaatattgaagtccttagccccccctactgtcgaccgagtccctacaccaaagaggctaacaagagaagagcttcgggagcgatatgcgaaggggttatgttg belongs to Musa acuminata AAA Group cultivar baxijiao chromosome BXJ3-5, Cavendish_Baxijiao_AAA, whole genome shotgun sequence and includes:
- the LOC135637842 gene encoding adenylate isopentenyltransferase 5, chloroplastic-like, whose protein sequence is MGSFETRSGPKDKVVLVLGATGTGKSRLAVDLAAYFDGEIVNSDKMQVYDGLDVVTNKVTDEERAGIPHHLIGGIPRDAEFTASDFRREAILAVESIVRRGRLPIVAGGSNSYIEAMIEGAGREFRRRYECCFLWVDVQLPELHAFVAERVDCMVGRGLVQEVRGLFDPDVVDYSRGIRRAIGVPEMDRYLRAEGTETDEEAKARLLEAALDEIKANTCKLTCCQLQKIHRLSTLSGWNVNKVDATEVLRKKGKKEDEAWAAQVACPSIEIVAKFLQQTITEEDQVAEAAAQEAEQFALVTKENRPCLMNETVVLAATTTKAAAALVTAGVDMVKVASTTVAVVGATV